Genomic window (Rhododendron vialii isolate Sample 1 chromosome 4a, ASM3025357v1):
ctaccCAAtaatccacttttttttttacctattcaaatctctctcaacCCCACACCAATCCTCTCTATTATTGTCtctatttttataaaataatataaagtatACTATGAACAGTAAACtagagaggaagaaagagagatgagggggagagagagaaaaaaaaaactaaattaatgTATAGCTATGAACAGTTCCTCGGTAGTTTCCCCGAGCAATTCCACCAAAGGTATTTTACCTTCCGGTTTTGCTATTCTGCTGCAATTgatttttgtgggtttggttaggtattttacctaatttaTCACATATAGCTACATTGATGTACAGGCCCTAAGGGGCTTATTCCCAATACAATGAgctataatattttgttaaaggGAAGGGCGGTGGGAAGAGGCAAATGGGCTTATTGCAGAAATGGTAGGTGAGGTTCGCTCTCCATCGGTGATTACATATAATATCCTAATCAGTTCACTCAGTtgtcatggccgaacagatcaTGCTCTGGAGTTGTTGGATGAAATGTTTGGTGGTCCATTCAAGCCCACTGCTGCCACCTACAATCCAATTGTTTCTTAGCTAAGAGGGGAAAGTCAATGTTGTAATTAGCTTTCTTTACAAGTTGTTTTCTCGCCGTTGCTATCCCAACGAAGGAACATATAATGCCATTGCTGTGCTTTGTGATGAAGGGAAGGCACAAGAGGCTTTCTCCATAATTGATAGCTTGAGTACCAAACAGGTCTCTTACAAAGGTGTCATTTCAAGCTTGTGTAAGAAAGGAAACTCTTATCCCGCATTACAGCTTCTGTACTACATGACGAAGTGTGGATTTACTCCTGATCCTTTTGTGTATTCCTTTTTACTCAAAGGACTGTGCATGCAAGGAATGCTAAACGAGGCCATGGAGATACTCACGATCCTGGAAGAATACAATTACGAGCCTGATGTTGACAATTTTAACTCCCTTATCTTTGGTTTAGGAAGAGCTCGAAGAACAGATTTGGCATTGGGGATTTATGAGAAGATGATTGAAAAAGGGCATATTCCTACTCCGTTAACTTTTGTCTTTTTGGTGGAAGGCATTattggagaagaagaaaaggagctCGCACTGTATGTTTTAAATGAGTTGCATTCGAGGGAAGTCATAAGTAAGAATACATTGGAGAGGTTTGTCATCCAACATGATCTTGAGGGGTTTTCATTATAGATATTCAATGGAATTTACATAGTGAAATGCAAGGAATTAACACGGTGGAAAGCAAACAGGACCCGAGATTTGTGAGTAATAACAAACTAATAAAAGAGAGATCTCGGTTGTATGAGGTGCAAAAGAAATGAAGGCCAGCGCACAATATTTCAGATTTTACTGAGAAGTCAAACCTTTTGAAGGTGGCAAAGGAACGAGTTGCAGTTTGATGAATGTTTTCATTCTATTCTCCCAAGTCCCAGGTTGTGGATGTGCTTCCCTTGCGtctgtgtttttcttttttctttatgtcCATCTatattcttttcttctcttgtcTGGTTAAGTCTAGTGTCATATCTTTGGAGGCTCTAATATATGTTTTTGTGTAACATGCTTCTTTGGTGAGTCAGTTTGGGTGGTGTATCAGGTTAGGTTCCTATGTTGGTTGAGTTTGGGAGGCACACTGGTTGTTTGTTTCCCGGGGGGGAGCTCATCTGGTGTTTGGAGTCTTTTTGGGTCTGGTTTTTCTCTTGGGTTGCGTTTGGAGTCTCCTCATCTTACTAGGTGTCGGGGGTTGGAGTTTGAGTCTTTCATTTCCAACTGGTGTCCGTGCTTCAGGGTCTGAGTTCTCTTGGGGTTGGGTGTCTGTGCTATCATCTTTTGCTTTATATAGTTGGGTTTGTGGCTGTCATTGTTGGCTTCATCTCTAACACTATGGGTTGTTTCTGTCATGGATTAGGCCTTCACCATGACTTTCATCCATATGTGCTACGTATCTGAAGGATTATCAGCCTTTATCATCCATTACGGCTTCTCACTTGTATCATTTTAGGATCTGTTGCTACCACATTTTGAAGGGTCGCTCATTGATATTGCTTATTCTTAAATCACTATGGGAATTGCTGCTACATTTTGAAGGAAAACCTGCCTTTGGTCTCatgtgctgctgctgctgcaaaATTCGTAGACAAATCAGCCTTTTGGATTTCAATATGGTTTTCCAAGCTTCTGTTGATTTTCTTGGAGGAATATCAGTCATATTTCCTCTCTGATTCAAGTGCGAACTGAGGGTTGCAGTCGCCAATTTTGATTTATGtccaaaaagaggaaaggatAATGTAATCTGTCTCTTGgctgttttttttcattttttttttccgggtgTTTGAACTATATCATGCGCTATCTGTTTAGATGCACTATCTGTTTGGGTGGTGTAAGTTTTCATCTGTGCTATTGAAATCTTGCCAATTGGGGTATCTTTTGAACTCGGgttggcatatgattgtcgaaCCTATGGAGTGCCAACATAGTTGGAATGTCATTCGTTTGTTGTGACGCCTTTCTTTCCCACTCCATTCTATTGAAACGATCTTGGTTATCAATAAAATCTTTGCttttcgcctttcaaaaaaaaaaaaaaagaggttgcCTCAAAAGAGTAAAGAGGTAGATTCACTCATCTTGAATTCTTGAGTAGGATTTCACAGAATGTGGTTTGAGAGTTGTGTATGTAGACTTTCTCTTTGTTAATGAACTAGAGTCGGTCATCAAAATACTTTAGCTTCTCGATCTTATTTCTCTTGGGAATTGCCAATCTTCAGATTGGCATTCAAAAAATACTCTCTCCAACCCAAGtgtcaattttttcctttttaattaaTTGAATCTCGAAACAAAGGTCCAATACATAGTAGCATTTTACAACTATTTACTCTCATTTGCCTTCAAATTTAACATGTAAAAGTTTCAAGCCAACTGCCAACAAGAATTTGACTGTATTTCACTTTTGACATCATGGTTGGAGCATTTTTTGGAGGCCATTTATGACAATTGGAATGCCACATCAAATTTGGCATCACGGTTGAAGTTGATCTCCGTATTTGACAGCAACTTCCAGTACTCCCAATTTCTTTATGTATCTCGATGTACAAATTCCAGTATACTACCAGTGAGTGGTTAAAATATCAGTCCACAAGTTTGGCAAGATGCACACAACAAAGTTGCAAAGAGCATTACTGCAACCTTAGAACATAGTCAATTTGCTTTGCTGCTCGGGCTTGATTAGAGGTTCTAACGGAAATGATCAATGTAGCAACAATGAGTAGTAACGTAGGACATATTTCAACGCAGGCAAATGTATTAACATGATGAAGAACTAGAAAGTACCCAGGAAATTGCATAAGCCGAATACAAAAAAACTAAGGGATGCACACTTCAAAGCAAACACTTTGAGCAAAACTTCACCAGTTGCATAaatccttttaaaaaaatcaatacataTTCCGAATAAAGGTAATTTATCTTCTACAGGTACCACAGGTCACTAAGTTGCAGAAGAAACACCAAAACAAGACAAAAGTTGACCAAAAAACAATAAATCCTGAACTCTTACCAAAACATGACACTGACATAGGAATTGCACTAGACAATGCACGCTCCCCTTCCTAGTCCCCCACACCACCTGCCAGTAGGTGATGAAGATGGAGTCACATCAGGAGAGCAATCTTGTTGAAATGTCTACTCGGACCTTTGTCTCATCTTTCGGCGCTTCCTCTTCAACCTCCTCATGCGCTTCTTCTTCCACTACAAGGAGTAAGTGACAACTGGTCAAGTTTCCACAAAATGAAACTAGAGATCACCAACTACTTTTAAAACACAACTACTCTGCACAAAGAAACTTCTGGGGAATGAGGAATTCCAAACCGCGTTGGCATCTAT
Coding sequences:
- the LOC131321861 gene encoding LOW QUALITY PROTEIN: pentatricopeptide repeat-containing protein At1g79080, chloroplastic (The sequence of the model RefSeq protein was modified relative to this genomic sequence to represent the inferred CDS: inserted 4 bases in 2 codons; substituted 2 bases at 2 genomic stop codons), with protein sequence MAALLTSVPPITNPCSENARKPHGFFSHISKLHSISLNKGFSRVLAATTSTXRTISPEETVFQLPNWRCGEIDSRTRGINLNDAFLYMEYMVGKDYKPDFDQTTQLLHDLCSCGRTQRAARVMEMMVRSGCPPDAYTYSMFVGHLRKRRIVRHAMQIVKQMEELGYPTNIDTYNAFIKGSCARGNLNQAVQFVDRLMQKGLVPNACTYSYLVEVTYKHRGVDEAMKLMDGIIAMGGTFNLFSYNNLLNGLCGVNLFRGLPSKSPKGLIPNTMSYNILLKXEGRWEEANGLIAEMVGEVRSPSVITYNILISSLSCHGRTDHALELLDEMFGGPFKPTAATYNPIVSXLXEGKVNVVISFLYKLFSRRCYPNEGTYNAIAVLCDEGKAQEAFSIIDSLSTKQVSYKGVISSLCKKGNSYPALQLLYYMTKCGFTPDPFVYSFLLKGLCMQGMLNEAMEILTILEEYNYEPDVDNFNSLIFGLGRARRTDLALGIYEKMIEKGHIPTPLTFVFLVEGIIGEEEKELALYVLNELHSREVISKNTLERFVIQHDLEGFSL